One part of the Bacteroidia bacterium genome encodes these proteins:
- a CDS encoding DUF479 domain-containing protein, whose amino-acid sequence MNFLAHIYLSGNDNEIKIGNFIADDLKGSTFKKYPDKIAQGVIIHRAIDSFADKHQIYSIGKTRLSEKYGHYSGIVLDIFFDHFLALHWHEFSNHNFRAFCRDFYLNLVKHTSILTPRYRYMMPFLIVKDWFGSYKEIDGVESVLSRLARRTSLPAESQFAKTILLRDYNAYKEEFFEFMPQIITMIEKEFQINPLNKS is encoded by the coding sequence ATGAATTTCCTTGCTCATATATATTTAAGTGGTAATGATAATGAAATTAAAATCGGAAATTTTATTGCCGACGATTTAAAAGGATCAACATTTAAAAAATATCCTGATAAAATTGCGCAAGGTGTTATAATTCATAGAGCAATTGATAGTTTTGCAGATAAACATCAAATTTATTCAATTGGAAAAACTAGGTTATCAGAAAAATACGGTCATTATTCCGGTATTGTGCTTGACATTTTCTTTGATCATTTTTTAGCATTACACTGGCATGAGTTTTCTAATCATAATTTCAGAGCATTTTGCAGAGATTTTTATCTAAACCTTGTTAAACATACTTCAATACTTACTCCCCGATATAGATATATGATGCCATTTTTAATTGTAAAAGATTGGTTTGGTTCTTATAAAGAAATTGATGGAGTAGAATCTGTTTTAAGCAGACTGGCACGGAGAACGAGCTTACCAGCAGAATCACAATTTGCAAAAACTATACTTTTAAGGGATTACAACGCTTACAAAGAAGAATTCTTTGAATTTATGCCTCAGATAATAACAATGATTGAAAAGGAATTTCAGATAAATCCATTAAATAAAAGTTAA
- a CDS encoding M20/M25/M40 family metallo-hydrolase: protein MNKLILSFFLICFSLFANCQIQQTDSAIAASIFGKALTDDWAINNLEYLVTNYPKRLCGTKAVSDAVIWSEKTLKEIGAENIFRQDLMVVHWDRGTQEKGFIDSKQFGKNKINVCALGNSVSTGLNGITAETVEVQNFEELQKLGKEKVKGKIVFFNRAMDPKFFYTFQAYGGAANQRTKGASEAAKYGAVAVIIRSLTLSNDTFPHTGVMRYDTNYAKIPAFCISTFHADMLSNQLKKDNKLSVYLESNCILLPEEKSCNVVGEIKGSEFPEEFIAIGGHIDCWDNSAGAHDDGAGIIHSMEVLRLFKELGIKPRHTIRIVMFMDEEMDQRGAKKYAELTEKNKEKHIAAIESDRGGASPTGFSMDVNDTIFNKVLQWQKLFYNYGFYQFIRGGSGVDIGPLKKFGTPLFAIMPDSQRYFDYHHCANDTFDKVNKRELQLGSAGIALLVYLIDKYGL, encoded by the coding sequence ATGAATAAACTTATTTTATCTTTTTTTCTTATTTGCTTTTCATTATTTGCAAATTGTCAGATACAGCAAACCGACTCTGCTATTGCCGCATCAATATTCGGTAAAGCATTAACAGATGACTGGGCTATAAATAATTTAGAATATCTTGTAACAAATTACCCAAAGAGACTATGCGGGACAAAAGCTGTATCTGATGCTGTAATATGGTCAGAGAAAACATTAAAAGAAATTGGTGCTGAGAATATTTTCAGACAGGATTTAATGGTTGTTCACTGGGATAGAGGAACTCAGGAAAAAGGATTTATCGATTCTAAACAATTTGGAAAAAATAAAATAAATGTTTGCGCATTAGGAAATTCTGTGTCAACCGGTTTAAACGGAATTACAGCAGAAACAGTAGAAGTACAAAATTTTGAAGAATTACAGAAACTTGGAAAAGAAAAAGTAAAAGGTAAAATTGTTTTTTTTAACAGAGCAATGGATCCGAAGTTTTTTTATACTTTCCAGGCATATGGCGGAGCTGCAAACCAAAGAACTAAAGGAGCATCTGAGGCAGCAAAATATGGTGCAGTAGCAGTAATTATTAGATCGCTAACATTATCCAATGATACTTTTCCACACACCGGTGTTATGCGCTACGATACAAATTACGCAAAAATTCCTGCTTTTTGCATTAGTACATTTCATGCTGATATGTTAAGTAACCAACTAAAAAAAGACAACAAATTAAGCGTTTATCTAGAGTCAAATTGCATATTGTTACCAGAAGAAAAATCATGCAATGTTGTTGGTGAAATAAAGGGCAGTGAGTTTCCAGAAGAGTTTATCGCGATAGGCGGACATATTGATTGCTGGGATAATAGTGCAGGTGCACATGATGATGGAGCAGGAATTATTCATTCAATGGAAGTTCTAAGACTTTTTAAAGAATTAGGAATTAAACCACGTCATACAATTCGAATTGTAATGTTTATGGATGAAGAAATGGATCAACGGGGTGCAAAAAAATATGCCGAACTAACTGAGAAAAACAAAGAAAAACATATTGCAGCAATTGAATCAGATCGCGGCGGAGCTAGTCCAACAGGATTTTCGATGGATGTTAATGATACCATTTTTAACAAAGTATTGCAATGGCAAAAATTATTTTACAATTATGGTTTTTATCAATTTATAAGAGGTGGCTCCGGTGTTGACATAGGACCATTAAAGAAATTTGGCACTCCCCTTTTTGCAATAATGCCAGATTCCCAAAGATATTTTGACTATCATCATTGTGCCAACGATACTTTTGATAAAGTTAATAAACGTGAGTTACAATTGGGTAGTGCCGGGATTGCATTGTTGGTTTATTTGATAGATAAATATGGATTGTAA
- a CDS encoding ribonuclease H family protein, whose translation MATTKKYYVVWKGLIPGIYENWEECKKQVFGFEGAQYKSFKTVDEATIAFQKPYVWTKPKSDQEKFLQNKTQPILDSIAVDAAWSTSTLKMEYQGVHTGSKKLIFHMGPFEDGTNNTGEFLAIVHALALCKKENIKLPIYTDSITAISWVKKKKANSKLERTEKNEKLFDLIERAEKWLKENTYSNQILKWLTQVWGEIPADFGRK comes from the coding sequence TTGGCTACTACAAAAAAATATTACGTCGTCTGGAAAGGCTTAATACCAGGAATATACGAAAACTGGGAAGAGTGCAAAAAACAGGTCTTTGGCTTTGAAGGAGCACAGTATAAATCATTTAAAACTGTCGACGAAGCTACAATTGCATTTCAAAAACCATATGTATGGACAAAACCAAAATCTGATCAGGAAAAGTTCCTGCAAAATAAAACCCAGCCAATTTTAGACAGTATTGCAGTAGATGCAGCCTGGAGTACATCTACATTAAAGATGGAATATCAGGGAGTTCATACAGGTTCAAAAAAACTCATTTTTCATATGGGCCCATTTGAAGACGGCACAAATAATACCGGTGAATTTCTTGCTATTGTTCATGCACTTGCATTATGTAAAAAAGAAAACATAAAACTTCCGATTTATACCGACAGTATTACTGCTATTTCGTGGGTGAAAAAGAAGAAAGCTAATTCGAAATTAGAGCGTACAGAAAAAAATGAAAAGCTTTTTGATTTAATTGAAAGAGCTGAAAAGTGGCTTAAAGAAAATACTTACTCTAATCAGATACTTAAATGGCTTACTCAGGTTTGGGGAGAGATTCCTGCTGATTTTGGAAGAAAATAA
- a CDS encoding glycoside hydrolase family 2 protein: protein MKKVLFFILFLITFSAFSQKDTVIHISNGWTFSYGKDSKQYDATVPGSIYTDLIKNTLIENPFYSNNELKVQWVGDSAWYYKNSLNISPDIMLNQHIEICFEGLDTYAKVWVNDTLILNTNNMFRVWRKDIKQLLKAGKNEIKIEFKPVSEYAKAEAAKLNYKLSDEERVFVRKAQYQFGWDFAPKLKGCAIWRPVKLIAWNDYKVESVQIVQKQITQKQAVLAAILEIESKSNSEITVRISDNKTGKVFNSKKVLLKKGNQKIKTDFTIDNPKLWWCNGMGEPFLYSISVRTKDNKGQSKKTNVSVGIRTIELVQQKDELGKSFYFKLNGIKVFAKGSNYIPANYFSSVNDTVFYSRIINDAVKSNMNMLRVWGGGIYEADDFYNLCDKNGIMVWQDFMFACAMYPGDKIFVDNFKQEAIDNVKRLRNHPSIAIWCGNNEISEGWHNWGWQKQYRYTKEDSLKIWNDYQYLFDKVLQDVITVYDSARNYWQSSPEIGWGKKESLLQGDCHYWGIWWGNEPFKNYNTKVGRFMSEYGFQGMPCMNSIKQFCDTSELNVSSTTMKSHQKHPVGYQTIQEYIKTEYPKPTNFEDFIYKSQLTQADGIRTAIEAHRREMPYCMGTLNWQMNDCWPAVSWSGIDYYGKWKAMQYVVKNAYENQILSIIQKTDSVFIYAISDELTSTKNNVLIKLMTFDGTLLFNKELLVDIPAQSSIVIFKIKQSELINDSLKNSVVLSAWYKNNFKQRRAIYYFDKFNKLNLNAPVFIETNFKVYNNEFDVIVRANYLTKGFCLNFDGNEDVFSDNYFDLLPNEMYVIHCKVNSTNDEIHRKLKYKYLTK, encoded by the coding sequence GTGAAGAAAGTTTTATTTTTTATATTATTTCTCATAACTTTTTCTGCTTTTTCACAGAAAGATACGGTTATTCATATCTCTAATGGCTGGACTTTTTCGTATGGAAAAGACTCTAAACAATATGATGCAACTGTACCTGGTTCTATATATACTGATTTAATAAAAAATACTTTAATTGAAAATCCTTTTTATTCTAACAATGAACTGAAAGTACAATGGGTTGGAGATTCAGCATGGTATTATAAAAATTCATTGAATATTTCACCTGATATAATGTTAAATCAGCATATCGAAATATGTTTTGAAGGGTTAGATACATATGCAAAAGTATGGGTTAATGATACTTTGATTCTTAATACTAACAATATGTTTAGGGTATGGAGAAAAGATATTAAGCAATTATTAAAAGCAGGGAAAAATGAAATAAAAATCGAATTTAAGCCAGTTTCAGAATATGCGAAAGCAGAAGCAGCAAAACTAAATTATAAACTTTCCGATGAAGAAAGGGTTTTTGTTAGAAAAGCACAATATCAGTTCGGTTGGGACTTTGCTCCAAAATTAAAAGGTTGTGCTATTTGGAGACCAGTAAAATTAATTGCATGGAATGATTATAAAGTTGAAAGTGTTCAGATTGTTCAAAAACAAATAACACAAAAACAGGCTGTGCTGGCAGCTATTTTGGAAATAGAATCAAAAAGTAATTCTGAAATAACAGTTAGAATCTCTGATAATAAAACAGGTAAAGTATTTAATTCTAAAAAGGTATTGTTAAAAAAGGGAAATCAAAAAATAAAAACTGATTTTACTATTGATAATCCTAAACTATGGTGGTGTAATGGTATGGGTGAACCTTTTTTATATTCCATTTCAGTAAGAACAAAAGATAATAAAGGTCAGTCCAAAAAAACAAATGTTAGTGTAGGAATCAGGACTATTGAGCTTGTACAACAAAAGGATGAATTAGGAAAGAGTTTCTATTTTAAGTTAAATGGAATTAAGGTTTTTGCAAAAGGTTCCAATTATATTCCGGCAAATTATTTTTCTTCGGTAAATGATACTGTTTTTTACTCCAGAATTATTAATGATGCTGTGAAATCTAATATGAATATGTTAAGAGTTTGGGGAGGGGGAATTTATGAAGCCGATGATTTTTATAATTTATGTGATAAAAATGGTATTATGGTATGGCAGGACTTTATGTTTGCATGTGCAATGTATCCTGGCGATAAAATATTTGTAGACAATTTTAAACAAGAGGCTATTGATAATGTTAAACGTTTAAGAAATCATCCTTCAATTGCAATTTGGTGTGGAAATAATGAGATTTCTGAAGGCTGGCATAACTGGGGTTGGCAAAAACAATATAGGTATACAAAAGAAGATTCATTAAAAATATGGAACGATTACCAATATTTATTTGATAAAGTATTGCAAGATGTTATAACAGTATATGATAGTGCAAGGAATTACTGGCAATCTTCGCCGGAAATTGGTTGGGGTAAAAAAGAAAGTCTTTTGCAGGGTGATTGTCACTATTGGGGAATTTGGTGGGGTAATGAGCCGTTTAAAAATTATAATACTAAAGTTGGTCGTTTTATGTCAGAGTATGGTTTCCAGGGAATGCCATGCATGAATTCCATAAAGCAGTTTTGTGATACTTCAGAATTAAATGTTAGTTCAACTACAATGAAATCTCACCAAAAACATCCTGTTGGTTACCAAACAATACAGGAATATATTAAAACTGAATATCCAAAACCTACAAACTTTGAAGATTTTATTTATAAAAGCCAGCTAACTCAAGCAGATGGTATTAGAACAGCAATCGAAGCACATCGTCGCGAAATGCCATATTGTATGGGTACATTAAACTGGCAGATGAATGATTGCTGGCCCGCTGTTTCGTGGTCAGGTATTGATTATTATGGAAAATGGAAAGCTATGCAGTACGTTGTTAAAAATGCATATGAAAATCAAATACTATCTATTATTCAGAAAACTGATTCAGTATTTATTTATGCAATATCTGATGAATTAACAAGCACTAAAAACAATGTTTTAATAAAGCTTATGACTTTTGATGGTACATTGTTATTTAATAAAGAATTATTAGTTGATATACCGGCACAATCATCAATTGTTATTTTTAAAATTAAACAATCTGAATTAATTAATGATTCATTAAAAAATTCAGTTGTGCTTTCAGCATGGTATAAAAATAATTTTAAACAAAGAAGGGCTATATATTATTTTGATAAATTCAATAAATTGAATTTGAATGCTCCTGTTTTTATTGAGACAAATTTTAAAGTTTATAATAATGAATTTGATGTAATTGTAAGAGCAAACTACTTAACTAAGGGTTTTTGCCTGAATTTTGATGGTAACGAAGATGTTTTCAGTGATAATTACTTTGATTTACTTCCGAATGAAATGTATGTTATACATTGTAAAGTAAATTCAACAAATGATGAGATTCACAGGAAACTTAAATATAAGTATTTAACAAAATAA
- a CDS encoding ROK family protein, whose product MIKELALGIDIGGTNIVCGVVDKKGNLINEGSCSMADFNTPEEMLESIVKKYKEMESTLKKNQKIVGIGIGAPNGNYFNGCIENAPNLKWKGKIELVKLFKKYFKLPVYLNNDANAAAYGEMIYGGARKMKDFIVITIGTGLGSGIVANGQLIYGHDGFAGELGHVKYLPEGRKCGCGRKGCLETYVSSSGLINTAKELLIINKGKSLLRNLKSKEITSIKIQEAALKGDKLAKTAYEITGIILGEKLADAVAVTSPEAIFLFGGISRSGDLLIKPAKKAMEENLLAVYKNKVKLLQSELLEKNAAVLGAAAMVWYEK is encoded by the coding sequence ATGATTAAGGAATTAGCACTAGGAATTGATATTGGAGGCACTAACATAGTGTGTGGTGTAGTCGATAAAAAAGGAAATTTGATTAATGAAGGTTCTTGCAGTATGGCCGATTTTAATACTCCTGAAGAAATGCTCGAAAGCATTGTTAAGAAGTATAAGGAAATGGAATCAACATTAAAGAAAAATCAGAAGATTGTTGGAATAGGTATTGGTGCTCCAAATGGTAATTATTTTAATGGTTGTATCGAGAATGCGCCAAACTTAAAATGGAAAGGCAAAATAGAATTAGTTAAACTTTTTAAGAAATATTTTAAACTTCCGGTTTACCTTAATAATGATGCAAATGCTGCTGCGTATGGCGAAATGATATATGGTGGTGCTAGGAAAATGAAAGATTTTATTGTAATAACAATAGGTACCGGTTTAGGTAGTGGTATTGTAGCTAATGGTCAGTTAATATACGGACATGATGGATTCGCAGGCGAATTGGGGCATGTGAAGTATTTGCCTGAAGGTAGAAAATGTGGTTGTGGTAGAAAAGGTTGTCTGGAAACATATGTGTCTTCTTCTGGTTTAATAAATACTGCAAAGGAACTTTTAATAATAAATAAAGGCAAAAGTTTATTAAGAAATCTGAAATCAAAGGAAATTACTTCAATAAAAATTCAGGAAGCTGCTTTAAAAGGAGATAAATTAGCCAAAACAGCTTACGAAATTACAGGAATAATTTTAGGAGAGAAATTAGCTGATGCAGTTGCAGTAACTAGTCCTGAGGCAATATTCCTTTTTGGCGGAATTAGTCGTTCAGGTGATTTGTTAATTAAACCTGCTAAAAAAGCAATGGAAGAAAATCTTTTGGCAGTATATAAAAATAAAGTAAAATTATTACAATCAGAATTATTAGAAAAAAATGCTGCTGTTCTTGGTGCAGCCGCAATGGTATGGTATGAGAAGTAA